From Mytilus edulis chromosome 8, xbMytEdul2.2, whole genome shotgun sequence, one genomic window encodes:
- the LOC139486642 gene encoding uncharacterized protein — protein sequence MFPENGTPTTSDGETNLILQQPGTSGLQQPGTSGLQNLATSSLQQPGTSGLQQPGTSSLQQPGPSGHQTAPTTNATTTTVPTTSTATVPTVSTHAPVISYQPPPQPSNQQIPPGFQIEHKINVQIKPILQWTKKITSYNPNTYKPVENNQYVQPQYQPQLQNNYQPIQQFQQFQPRQQFQPRQQFQPRQQFQPRQQFQPRQQFQPQQQNRTRYQQTTNQTQQWSPQNQTNQNTNCIGCGFLFAHQNSLLYSIIVILSLITVLLSPINGKLTQRINYGNVIKEQIQSFITQESWLPTFQIESPKTIEEQPIFTQKFEPEATWPDSNTILIVFTTGISRIVIVFCIFMLCKVRKMAVTLLILQQSLQIHSQTMPSFIYRNPNVKDESPSIIEKLMKQEFSWSHVSVILNTIVLIFLIFIIYSLYKSKNQKSTKVMLEITSGGSCVTVPILSLSLCPSYYNFPVPKVHDLSISAFPQSKLFVSWSSFIITNRVTGQTVKIPSTIDINIITRHKISQIINQPFNVYVLITHQGFASTLNPSCLPQSNDHVDDVHVKVDETTSIYPKLD from the exons ATGTTTCCAGAAAATGGCACCCCCACAACATCAGATGGAGAAACAAACCTGATACTCCAACAACCAGGAACTTCTGGCCTCCAACAACCAGGAACTTCTGGACTCCAAAACTTAGCAACTTCCAGCCTCCAACAACCAGGAACTTCTGGACTCCAACAACCAGGAACTTCCAGCCTCCAACAACCTGGACCTTCAGGTCACCAAACAGCACCAACAACTAATGCTACAACAACAACAGTACCTACAACATCAACAGCAACAGTTCCAACAGTGAGTACTCATGCACCTGTCATATCATATCAACCACCACCTCAACCATCCAACCAACAAATACCGCCAGGTTTCCAGATAGAGcacaaaataaatgttcaaataaaACC AATTCTTCAATGGACGAAAAAAATTACCAGCTACAATCCAAATACCTATAAACCGGTTGAAAACAACCAATATGTTCAACCACAATACCAACCACAACTCCAGAATAACTATCAGCCAATCCAGCAATTCCAACAATTCCAACCACGCCAACAATTCCAACCACGTCAGCAATTCCAACCACGCCAACAATTCCAACCACGTCAGCAATTCCAACCAAGACAGCAATTCCAGCCACAACAGCAGAATCGAACAAGATATCAGCAAACCACGAACCAGACACAGCAATGGTCACCACAAAACCAGACAAACCAAAATACAAATTGTATAGGCTGTG gTTTCTTGTTCGCTCATCAGAATAGTCTTCTCTACTCCATCATAGTCATATTAAGCCTCATCACAGTACTGTTATCCCCCATAAATGGAAAACTCACCCAAAGAATCAACTATGGAAATGTAATTAAAGAACAAATCCAGTCATTTATTACCCAAGAATCATGGTTACCCACTTTCCAGATTGAGTCACCCAAGACCATTGAAGAACAACCCATATTTACACAAAAGTTTGAACCAGAGGCAACATGGCCTGATTCAAACACCATTCTCATTGTTTTTACTACTGGTATCTCCAGAATAGTAATTGTCTTTTGTATTTTCATGTTATGTAAAGTTCGTAAAATGGCAGTAACACTACTTATTTTACAACAGTCACTACAAATACATTCACAAACCATGCCATCATTCATATATCGCAATCCAAATGTCAAGGATGAATCTCCATCTATCATTGAAAAGTTGATGAAACAAGAGTTTTCGTGGAGCCATGTATCTGTTATTTTGAATACCATTGTATTAATATTTCTGATTTTTATCATATACTCTTTGTacaaatcaaaaaatcaaaagtcaACAAAAGTCATGCTTGAAATAACTTCAGGTGGAAGTTGTGTAACAGTGCCAATACTAAGTTTGTCATTATGTCCATCCTATTACAATTTTCCTGTACCAAAAGTACATGATCTCTCAATATCTGCATTTCCTCAatcaaaattatttgtttcaTGGTCATCATTTATTATTACAAACAGAGTTACTGGACAGACTGTTAAAATACCATCCACTATAGATATTAATATCATTACTCGTCATAAAATTAGTCAGATTATAAATCAACCATTTAATGTCTATGTTTTGATAACCCATCAAGGTTTTGCCTCCACACTGAATCCATCTTGTTTACCACAGTCTAATGATCATGTTGATGATGTTCATGTAAAGGTTGATGAAACAACCTCAATATATCCAAAGCTTGATTGA